The genomic stretch ccgaggcaggatttgaacctgcgaccgtagcggtcgtgcggttccagactgtagcgcctttaacagctcggccactccggccggctacaatttcAGGCTCCCTCCATTCTTTCACCAGATTCCTTCCTTTCACTGAATTTCTTGATGTCATGTATCACACAATTCATCTCTTCCTTTCAACTGTGCTCCACTAGCAACTTTTCTTTCTCTTACTGTGTCAGCCCTATCACAGACTTATTCTGGTTCTAAAATCTCCTCTTGCTTCCTTGCCTGTCCTCGTAATTCTTCCCAGACCTCCAGCAAACCCACCTTTGCAACGGGTGACCATCTCATAACTGTAAATATTGGTGGCCAGAGTGAGTGGGTGGGTAAGCAGACGCTGTGCTCGTGTGCCCGCAGCGCCCCAGCAGCCGGGGCCCCTGTGTGGAGGCGGCCTCCCTGCTTGGGCTGCCCTGTACGCAGCCGCCGCCCAGCTCAGCAGTCAGCGCCTGCTCCTCCAGCAGCACCATCAGCAGCAGcaccagctgcagcagcagcagcaccaccaccagcgCCACCAGCAGCGCCAACCCGTTTGGCGTGGGTGGCCTCCTGCGGGGGCTGCCGGCGGCGGCCCTGGACCAGCGACCGACGGTGAGTCAGCGCCCTTGTGCTTCCAGGAAATGgtgcctgctctctctctctctcacggcgccaaactaaactaaactaaactccttccaAATACGATTCAGAAGGCCCACTTGTACCGACCGACAGCCTTGTCATCCTGAGACAATAGGAGTACTGGATGCAGATAAGATGGGGTATCCGATCAGCGCACCGCTATCCTTGTCAATTTTCATGACTGGAGCCACTATTTCTCTGTCAAGTAGTTCTTCAACTGAAGTTAGAATCGTCTAGGTTATTAggctgcgtcatgtttcttctaaaatgtttgacgtttcgacccctctgctgggatcttcctcaggatcttttggtgacCATTACTGCTAGAACAGAAAAGCAGTAttccagcagtagtggacaccaaaagatcctgaggaagatcccagcagaggggtcgaaacgtcgaacactttagaagaaacatgacgcggcctaataacccaaaaGATTTTAACTTCTGTGACAACAGCCACGAAAGCCTGCACACTTACATAGTTCCTCAACTGGTCTCAAAAGGGTTGAGTcctccccacttgccaacagcgctcagcagacacAGACATCCACCCATCAAAGTTCTAGCCAATCTTGACACTGCTTGATTTCGGTGGTCTGACGGGTACCAGTGTTATCACTGTCGCATATCTGTTGGCTCTCTCACTTCACCACAGCATAAATACTCCATGAATactccccacccccaccaccaccccctccaCCAGACAGCTGTCTCTGGGTATTTGCTTCCAGCCAGACAAACAGTGCATTTATCGAGAAATTTCATACCGTCTCGAACATATATTGgttgataaaaaagtcagtataaatttgaaaacttaataaaccacggaataatgtagatagagaggtaaaaattgacgcacatgtttggaatgacatctgcttttattagaaccgaaaaaaaacaaagttcacaaaatgtccgacagatggcgcgtgattctggttttgtaactgctaccgtgacgggtgagaggtaagccgatatgttacagaatcgcatcatctccaacctggctgataaacacctgctggaacgtacgatgtttatacaggatggagctccaccccatattgctagacgcgtgaaagatctcttgcgcccgtcttttggtgatgaccgtgtgctcacccgccactttcgtcatgcttcgcctcccaggcccccagacctcagtcattacctgaagtcgcaagtgtatcgtgatcgaccgacatctctagggatgctgaaagacaacacccgacgccaatgcctcaccttaactccggacatgctttacagtgctgttcacattattcctcgactacagcaattgttgaggaatgatggtggacatattgatcatttcctgtaaagaacatcatctttgtcttacttttttatgctaattatcgctattctgatcagatgaagcgccatctgtcggacattttttgaacttttgtatttttttggttctaataaaaccccaagtcattcctagcatgtgtgtcaatttgtacctctctagctaccttattctgtgatttattgagttttcaaatttatactgacgttttgatcatccggtattccTACATGTACGCCACATTCCCCATATAATCAAATGAAAGAAAACGACATCAAAgtatacaagaaattaaaagattttcATCCTCTCTAGCCTTAGTTTAACTCATTATCTGAAGGCTAGCTTTCTTCATTAGGAGTAGTCTCGTGCAGAATTTATCTATTGCCGTAAGGACCATTCAGAGTCGAATTTGAGCAAAGCTAGTGTTACATGGATGTAAAAACTCTGATTTGGAAAGTTGGATTTGAAGGTGATCTATTGGATTAACTGCAGTCTTCGGTACCGCATTGGTTTTGGGTtctcaaccaaactgtcacctttcaaCGCAACCTAGACCTTGGACTAAACTACAGATCAATACTGCACTACAACTAAGACTTCGTATTCACATTCGTTCGCTTCTCCAACTCACGATCTTGTTACCACCTTCCAATTCAACCTACACTCCAGGCTGCGCTGCGTATGTCAGTCACCGCAACCTGCATttagagccggcctgtgtggcctagcggttctaggcgcttcagtctggtaccgcgcgaccgttacggtcgcatgttcgaatcctgcctcgggcatggatgtttgtgatgtccttaggttagttaggtttaactagttctaagttctaggggactaatgacctcagcagttgagtccgatagtgctgagagccatttgaaccattacgtcaCCGGAAGAAGGCGACTTGCACTAGCTATAAGTTTATTTGAATCGACACCTTCATCAGATCTCAATAAGTCATTCGTGTATTCGTCTTTTCCATTACGACCTCTGTGCGACCACGAACAGACACATCATGTTCACCCCTGCCATAATGTCTtcatattttccattcttctctgtcgCACTTTTACCGAAATTTTCAGCCTCCTGTCTTCTTGCCTGGTGCACTAATGACACTGTCAGTGCCCAGTAACCATCTCTTTCGTTCTCCTCTGGTACATTAGTCGGCGTGTCCTTACTGCTCGAACGTTCCTTCCTTTGGTCTCGATCCTCATAGGGGCATGAGGACTcttttcgtcattctgtccatattcATCCTTATAACACGTCTCGCAAATCTTGTCCTCTTCTACTGAGACTGCCCTTTTGCCCCAATACAGTTCCTCCCTGAAACCTTTACATCCTTCTCTCACCACCTCGTCTACGGTCCGTATCTTCTGCAGCAAAACAACAGTGTCAGGCAAATCACAGCAGAATTGTCGTTATTTGTGGGACATGTGATCCAGCTGGGTTCAGTGGTTGGAGAAATGGAACTGCATGCTATTACCAATAGGATAATGCATAATCATGCACTTTGGCACTCAAAGCAACCTTCAGACTGAGGATAGTTTTACTTACTGATACAGTCGCTGTCTTCTTTGATTTAACCAACAGCGGTGACAGTGTCACCATTTGTGTTGAAATTCTTTTCAACAGATGTACGAAATTAGATCCTAAAGAAATCATCTTTTTTTCTTGTGTGTGATGACTATTCTCATGCGCAGGTTCCGGGGACGACGCACCCCTTCCCGGCGGGCCTGTTCGCGCGGCCTTCTAGCCTGCCaccgcccccgccacccccgctACCGCACCACGACCCGGCGGCGCCGTCGGCGTCTGCACCGTCAACGCCGAGCCACCACTTCCGTAGTATGGAGCAGCTGGTGCAGGAGCAGCTGCGCCTCAACCcgctggccgccgccgccgccgccgtcgcagccgccgccgcctcctcctcgtcGACGAGCTCCCCGTCGCCGTCGGCCGTCTCGTCGCTCGTCGCGTCGGCGTTCGCGCCGTCGGCGCAGCCGCTGGACAGGATAGCGGCGGCGGTGGCTGCCGCGACCGCGGCCGTGCCCGGCGCAGGGGGACGGGAGGCAGCGCCGCCCACGCTCGACTTCTACTCGCAGAGGCTGCGACAGCTGGCCGGCACCACCAGCCCGGGGCCCGGGGGCGGCGCCGGAGGCGGAGGCGGCCTGGCTACGTCGCCCTCGCCGCGCAAGCAGATGCTGACGCCGCCCTTTGGCAGCCCACCCCCACACCACCCCCAGCAGCGGCACGCCACGCCGCCCCCGTCACTGCCCCCCATGTCCTCCTCCACCTCTACCGTGCCCACCGCCTCCACCTGCATTCCATCTACCTGCGCCGCCCCCACAGGACACACCACCAGCCCTGCCGACGCTTCGTCGCCTCTCGCGCTGTCTCTTGAAAAGGTACGCTGTTACTGATTTCTGACAGTGTAGCTTAGAGAAACGTCCATTATAATACACATTTTTCTACTCATGTACGAGAGACGTTCAAAAAAGTAATGCGACACTTTATTCTCTGCGAATTTCGATTCaacaaatgcggaatttgttgtggggcatcgtggaatattcccatttcAGCTCCTATATTTTCATGAGGTCCCAATAGATGGTGGAGCCATACAcagccttcagaatggcgtctgtaacggacgtgcgttccaagtagagagctgtcattgagttccttttggcagaaaaccagagcattgcagatataagtgcttgcagaatgtttacggagacctggcagtgaacaaaagcacggtgagtctttgggcgaggcttCCGTCATCATCGAAACAAAGTCGCGCAAACGTGTCCCACCTCCCCCATGCCGGCCAGCCGTACACgcttgtgctaccctcaggaaattgaagaaacagctTCAAAGTGTTGGTCGCTGCAAAAATGCAAACATgggtactttggacaagaagaaaatgtccAGCTAATATGAGATCTAAAATACCTTATGAGCCATGAGCGGTAGTCCGTCTTCGGTACCGCGGGACACATTTCTTCAACTGTAAGCTCTGTATTTTCCATACTTCGGGAAGAAAGAAAACGTGAAAAACATAATGCGTATAATTTCGAGCATTATTCAGAAGTGCTTCAAATGTTCCTCTAATCTATcttatttcttacatttcaattactCAATTCAAAAAACATTTGATCgatttatcaatttttttatttcaatattATTATTGACGCTTAaataaaacagcaattttttattcGCACAATAGCTATGCCTCAAAGAGATGAACTTTTCGACACTCTATTTTTGTAGCTAGCAGTACCTAATACTGAAATATTTCAGCTTTCCCTCAAACCACTAATCaagttttcttaatttttctgaTTACTGTATAGCATTTCAAACTTTATTTTTGTGAAAGTAGACGTCCCACTGGTCTGTTTGACACACCATTCTCCATATCCGTCTCTTCATTTGGCTATCAGGAGTCGTAAACTTTATTTTCCCTTCTATCGCTAATTAAATTTACCTTAATTACGCTGAATACTGTCAAGCAATAAAACACTTTTGGCAACACTAGACCTTACAGTCGTCCGTTTGATACAACATTTGATCTTTTCTGCCTCTTggcttggctatgaaaattcggaataATATCGACTGTATAGTCTCTAGAGCAAGCGTGTCAGAGCTTTTAGCCAACATGGAGCCGCACTGGCAGAAGACGAGTAGTTTTGGGCTGCACATAGTATAGTGAATGTGATATTTTAAACATGAGAATTCcttaataattttatatataattaATTAGAAATAATAGAATTATAGAATAGTCTGGAAACTAAAGTACCAGATTCAATTAAAGTAGTTGCAATTCTCAGGTTATTCTCCAGATGATTCAAATTTCTCATGTTCAGAAATGAAACAGAGTCGTCTGTTTTACTTGGTTAAAAACTTTATAAAGCCtggatcgcataaatatttctttattttcaacaaacGCTTTCAACAGAGTTTGCTgtgatcttcaggtcttcaaaatttttgttacaaaacttggtCATTGTGACTTGGAACCTCATCCCAAGTTGCCACTTTATTTCCCCTATATGTTACATTTTATCCAATATCATGGCAACTTGGCATGACGTTCCAACACAATATGACTACGTTTCGTAACAAAATTTTGAACACCTAAAGgtgaagtctgtcgaaaccggattttgaaaataacaaaacagttatgcgatcttggctttagaaagattTCCACCATGTTCTGAAGGCGTGCATCTGAGATTTCGGTTTTATTTTTACTCTTTGTGTGCTTTATTCTtgaaaataattgttcagaaacgtACGTGCTTCCAAACGAAAATGATATATATGTAACGCATGACTGTGCTGCAGGGGACGTTGTGTCTTGGGCTAGTATGATTTCTAAACGTCTAACAACGATACGTGatgaaatctttctttttttttaatgtcagactGTAAGTCTATACATTTCCTCTGAAAATCTTCTGACAACGTATTTATATTGTTTGTGAAAGGTGTCacataaatatgaaaattttaattactttttcgaaAGTCTTGAAATCGATTTTCCAGTTCGAGCACCAGATCGAAAAGTATGGCTGTGTATTTCATTCCATCTTTAGGATTATGTCTCAGCTTAGCAGTTGCAATTTAAGTGGCCGTAAGCTAACAGACCAGCGCGTCTGAACGGGATGGAGCAGTGAGAGAATATGACCATGTGGAGGGAGTTTCAgactgaaaatattcaatttatcgtAACTTTACGTAATTTCATAAACGGTATTTCAtggattttttctttttattattattacctgtCGCGTGACAGATACTCACTTCTCGGGCCACACTGGTACTTGCTTTGAGCCGTATGCGGCCTGTGGGCAGCAAGTTCGACACCCCTGTTCTAGAGGAACGTTCTTCTAAGACATTTGACGAAAAACGTGACGACATACTTTGCACTACAGATAACCTTGAGATTGCCACTAGCTGAAACTAGTAATTTGTGAAGCTCGTGCCGTATTATTAGGAGCCTGAGTACACATTTTAATCTAGGATAGGTACAGTGGTACataaaaatgtagactttcacggccggaaatatcatgtccattataattatcctggctgttatgccgtggtcggttgatgaatcctgtgtcgattcccaacgtttcgtctccgactgcgggagacatcttcaaggcggtccgtagctcgatggaaggtccaacatacCCACTGGCTGGCTACTGACTgctgctaaattccgtgtccgcgcgctcccgcgccgcggcgtgacgtcacgtgttttgaaaacgtcagtgcaattggccgctgtccgtcgtcGACCTTCCAtagagctacggacccccttgaagatgtctcccgcagtcggagacaaaacgttgggaattgacacagaattcatcaaccgaccacggcataacagccccgataattataatggacaaagtGGCACATTGCCAGCACCATACAGAGTTTAGACAGCTTGGACTTTGCCCGCAGCAGCAGCAGACGCCGCCCTCGGCAGGCAGCGACCAGCAGCCGGCGCCCGGAACGCCCACACCGCGACCCTCGTCTCCGCGGACGCCGCCCACGGGCCCGGCGCCGACGCCCTCGGACTCCGGCACAGCCGCCCCCGACGACGCCGGTGCCGCCGCCCCCGCCGACGGTGGCGTCGCGCAGAGCGGGCCACTGACACCGTCCGCAGAGCCCGGCTCTCCGGGTCCGGACGCAGTGCGCGCCTGCGAGTTCTGCGGCAAGAAGTTCCGCTTCCAGAGCAACCTGATTGTGCACCGGCGCACCCACACGGGCGAGAAGCCGTACAAGTGCGCTGTCTGCAATCACGCGTGCACGCAGTCCTCCAAGCTGAAGCGCCACATGAAGATCCACCGGCACTCGGCGTCTGCGCTGGCGCGCGTCACGCGCAGCTCGgtcgccgccgcggccgccgccgccgccgcctccgacgGCTCCGCCCCCGACGCCACctcgcacaacaacaacaacaacggtagcaACCACACGACGCCCGAAAACGCGTCGCGCACGGGGAGCGTCGAGGCGCTggacgacgacgacggcgacgaGGACGACGAAGacgaggaggaggacgacgacgacgacgacgacgaggacgaggaggaggaggaggaggagatggagctGGAGGAGGAGGACGAAGACGACCTGGACGACGACGACCTCGGCGACGGGGACGGCGACGCGCCCGAGGACCTCACCACCAAGTCGACGTCGTCCACTCCGCCGGGCAACGTCACGTCCGGTGGTGGCGGTCAAGGAGACGGCAAGTCCGGAAGCGGTGCGGGGACGCCGAGGCCCGCCTCTGGTGCGCCGGCCACGCCGATGGACAAGATCTCTAACCAGGGTTCACTCGTGGGCGAGCTGATCGACAAGTTCGGCCTGAGCAACATCCAGCAGTACAGCGAGGCGTACAAGCAGGCGCTGCAGGAGTCGGTGGTCGGTTCGCAGCACCACccgaaccaccaccaccatcaccaccaccctcACTCGCAGACACCCCACAGCCTGATGCAGCTGAAAGAGGAGATCCTCGCAGGGCACCACGGGCAGCACCGGTCTGCTCTCATTTCGGACAACAACAACCAAAAACACCTCTCGACCAGTGCACTGCTGTCAGCGACGAGTAAGGAAAATGGCCTCACTGTGGAGAAGTCGGCGGCAGCGATGCGATTCCGGGAGGAGTTCGCGAAAAATATGATGGCTGCAGGCCAACCGCCTCTGGACTTAATGGGAGCCCCTCACGGTCTGTTCGGCGCGGCTGCAGCCgcagctgctgccgctgccgctttCGACTCCTCTTCGCCGTCGGCCGGCGCCTACGACGCGGCCAGCAAGAGGATCAAACTGGAATTGGACCACCACACGTCATCCGTGTC from Schistocerca serialis cubense isolate TAMUIC-IGC-003099 chromosome 10, iqSchSeri2.2, whole genome shotgun sequence encodes the following:
- the LOC126424554 gene encoding B-cell lymphoma/leukemia 11A — its product is MDKGTANNPGNGKGRVRMRAALDPPPPPRPVVSARPPVDGGGHPRSPRVAVSDAESPPGQDTLTCGGCAKAFALADIVRFIQHKVLSCAAAPAASAASTTAPGTPCNNNNNNSGAAAKDDYDSDGGSTGGVVSSRRPSISAPITTRKARPPPAASPSAPGGGEASPLPLLPMLSPPPPSSTPKRRGADSDDEESLADAKPPRGLVKLEDAASSPEDAASGVKRCKTDVADAESNTTNSEPTSLVCYTCKLRLQSAWRLVQHVQTCHGVRLYESSLGGGGVGVGSGGLPSPQRPAAPLPLPLSLVPGGSSAAANTSGGSLSSGSSASSGSPVCSSVGPGNGLGGAGSTSCLLPPPGASSLLHPPSSCSSTTTTGSPLLLHQVAVELGAHFQTFPNGNPPSTPHSAPQQPGPLCGGGLPAWAALYAAAAQLSSQRLLLQQHHQQQHQLQQQQHHHQRHQQRQPVWRGWPPAGAAGGGPGPATDGDHHFRSMEQLVQEQLRLNPLAAAAAAVAAAAASSSSTSSPSPSAVSSLVASAFAPSAQPLDRIAAAVAAATAAVPGAGGREAAPPTLDFYSQRLRQLAGTTSPGPGGGAGGGGGLATSPSPRKQMLTPPFGSPPPHHPQQRHATPPPSLPPMSSSTSTVPTASTCIPSTCAAPTGHTTSPADASSPLALSLEKQQQTPPSAGSDQQPAPGTPTPRPSSPRTPPTGPAPTPSDSGTAAPDDAGAAAPADGGVAQSGPLTPSAEPGSPGPDAVRACEFCGKKFRFQSNLIVHRRTHTGEKPYKCAVCNHACTQSSKLKRHMKIHRHSASALARVTRSSVAAAAAAAAASDGSAPDATSHNNNNNGSNHTTPENASRTGSVEALDDDDGDEDDEDEEEDDDDDDDEDEEEEEEEMELEEEDEDDLDDDDLGDGDGDAPEDLTTKSTSSTPPGNVTSGGGGQGDGKSGSGAGTPRPASGAPATPMDKISNQGSLVGELIDKFGLSNIQQYSEAYKQALQESVVGSHLMQLKEEILAGHHGQHRSALISDNNNQKHLSTSALLSATSKENGLTVEKSAAAMRFREEFAKNMMAAGQPPLDLMGAPHGLFGAAAAAAAAAAAFDSSSPSAGAYDAASKRIKLELDHHTSSVSQPARSDRAGEGPGSGLYAGLWLPAMAAAAHHRDHLFGGAGAGDTVDLLANHHRKDSLLKVGKSGPSPSTLAAALNLGLPPTSAAAAAAAAVAAQQQQQQQQQSLKKDTRRNDTCEFCGKVFKNCSNLTVHRRSHTGEKPYKCELCSYACAQSSKLTRHMKTHGRLGKDVYRCRFCEMPFSVPSTLEKHMRKCVVNQNSKAAAAAAAAAAAAAAAAAGGGHLPLVGDDTGDSSASATKDAT